In the genome of Populus nigra chromosome 19, ddPopNigr1.1, whole genome shotgun sequence, the window AACCTGAAAGTTTGAGTTCAAAATTAACACAGTGCAGATTTCGAAACGAAAAGACCATTCCTTGATTTATGATatatctattaaaatatttgtgaacCCAGAATTAATAAACAATTGATGCTTTGGTGAGATCTAAAAGAGAGCAAAATCGTAGAACAGCGCGATGAAGGAACTCGTAGACCTTTTACTCGGAAGAACGCGTTTGGCTTTGGAGACGGCTGTGACTTTTACTATATATCATATACCAAAGAACATAATGAAAAATCTAGTGCTTAATTATTTAAAGACCTGGCTGGAAAAGAAAGTCATTTCATCTGATTATCGTATATATAATGCCAAAAGTCAATTGTTGTTTAGATAGTGATTAGATTGGTGGTACAAGCTAtgttattgttatatatatatatatatatatatatatatataacgctCATATATGTTTGAGCGTTGTAGTGTATtttcaagaagagaaaaaaagaaaattatatatatatatatatatatatatatataaaatctaatattaaaagataatttttttaaaaaaaaagtcacctATTTTGACTGCCCTTTTTATTTAgatccttcttcttttaatattgcctttacttaaaaaatcataagcaATTAATCTTTGATTTAGGGTCAAATCACCAAACATGGTAATTTGAGGACTGgagtgaaaaaaagaaaaatatacaataaatgAATAGTGATTTATGAGTACGTGAACCCTTCTAAAAAAACACCACAAGCTTTAGAGTTTTCTAtaactataatataatatgataaaCGCCACGTGTTTGGATCATCTCGAGGTGGTACGTAGCAATGGTGGAAGCCACATGCCGTGGACTATCTATCTAGCCTTTGCGAACCGCGTTGAAAATAATAGCGGCATCGGGTCGATTTAAACCGGTGTCTTTTACATCCGATTGAATTACAGTCGGTCCGCTACGCCGTCGGATATTTTCAACACAtctgcattttttaaaatatattgaatatttatCTGTAATGATCTTCTATTTCCTGGTTAATACCTTCGAGTAAACGAAAGACATGCATGGTAGAGGTGATAGacatttttttccattaaaaaaaaaagatttttttgtaaatttctttAGTTCATCGAGAGAGTAtctattgatttttataaactGTGCTCAAATGAACACGTCCCTCTCATTACAGGTTGTACATGCTCGTGGGAAGTTTTGTATTTAAACGATAAAGGTTATTAAGCGGCACGGAGCCTTTTATTCCATGCACGGAGTCCGGGGCTACAATATGAGTTTTAGGGCTTATTTGGCAGTGTGATTgtgaatgttttttatataattttttgtgttaaaatatatgtcaatgatgtttttttattttttaaaaattatttttgacatcagtacattaaaacaatccaaaacatacaaatcatattaaattttaacaaaaaaaattaaaattttttaaaaatacaggttAAACCGTGTTTCCAAATATACCTTTATTTCAAGAACGTGTATGGTGTTTTGGCTGCCAGCCCTGTATATATTCTCAGCATccttctatctctctctctttttcattatattctgtgttatttctaatattagtattttatttttttatataaaaatacttttcaactACGAAAACAAAATTTGCCACGTATGGAAACTGTAATCAAATTCCACGCTGGTCCCCTTGCTTGCTCATTGGTCATATATAGCTGTTTACcaagattaaaatatattcaaattaacGAATAGAACTTTCTTTTCCAGTTCATCTTGAATTCCTCtgcctataaaaaaacattaaatttatgcGACTTCCATACCTTTCAGCTTCTTCCCTCGGAATGAGCTGATCCATTACGAGAGAGCCGAGAATTCAATTCAATCACACCGTATGCTCATCTCTCGAAGCAATTCAATTAACGGGTGCTAAAACgagttgattttatatttatttctgataaattattcttttcCAGAATACTCCAAGGACCAGTGAATTTGGACAAAACTAATTCAAACTCGCACAGAGACCCAGAAAAATGGGTTCGTTGAAGTGAGTTTACGGTGACAGCTGCCTCGTCTCGGAAACTCCACTGGTGTCTGCATCTCACAATCATAATTTTCTTGTTGtaaaatcaatataaacaaaaaacaaattacagaaTTTTTATACAACGATTATTAATGTATTGGTGGCGGCTCTATGACCCACTGATTGGGTCAAGTTTTTCTCACACGTACTTATGAGAAAAAACTGAGATGCAGGTTATTAATTTGAATGAGTTATTAATTGGTATgcgtttaataaatatattatattaatttaatagtataattataaaaaaaaagtcaatgacaataaaaaaacaatgattaataaaaaaataaaaacaacactctctaaatattattaaaaaatcttaacaatCTTGGtaaataacataacaaaaatcaaatgatgatatgataaccttatagagaaaaaaaaaacaaagctcaaTTGCTAGCAAATTAGACAGTGAAAGAcatactgaaaaaaaaataaaaatacatatataaaaaaatactcgaGACAACATGTTAAATTCACGATATGATGATGGAACCAGAATAACTTcttacaaaagaaataaaaaaagacaatgaaaGTCTACTTCCAAGCAGACTAAAATATGAAAtgcaaaatggaaaaaaattaataaaaaaacaaagtcaatttaaattaacttggaATACAAAACgaggataactttatagaaaaaaaaacagaaaaaatcacGAAGCTTAAGGTCCAATAATCTAATGTCAAGTGatgaaattgaggaaaaaaaaggaaccgaataaaaaatatcCATGGTTAAATCGGGTTAATTTTCAAAGCTTGTAAttcaaatcatgaaatttaaattactttatataaagcaaatataaaaaaaaatcacgaagcaaGATTCATCCAAagattgattgatgaaattaaaaataaatcaataaatatataaaaaaacaaattgtaataagaagaatgaaaattaaattatatatgaacaTCATATGAAataatacaatgaaaaaaaaaataaacatgtaataataaaattatgtaaagaaaatgacatcattttatAAATGACTCTTCTTTAAGtgtaaaaatcacaaaaaataaagataaaattacaaattgacATTACCCtgataatttgaaaatatattcaagatttgttttttttcttcttcttctttctaagaaggtGCTCCCGATCTACCATGCATCTATCACTGTTACAGCGTGGAAGGAAAAGacgtgggataaaaaaaacatcacttcCATTCcgcccaaaaagaaaagaaaagaaaagaaagggtgaAAAACATGGTATTTTCTTACAGGAGAATGTCCTAAATCCAAGCAACCAGGACGACATGTCCTCAATCCAAGTAACCAGCacaacatgaaaaagaaaaagtaaggGAGAGAATTGAGAAACTACAAGACCAGAAAACTAATTGCATTTTTGCCTGCCCGTCCAAAATGAAAATTACATCAATCCATTTTCATGCGTGTCTTCTAGTAGCCTTGTCAAATACAACAGACAATAAATGGCTAGAGATTGCATGTCACGGGGGCTCGGTTTTGATTCTCTGTACATACCAAATCCTGAACCCAAAACTTCACTACTTCCTGCACCTAGACACCGAGCAGTAGTagttattgttttaaatatattttacttgaaaatttcGTAaagtaatactttttttattttaaaaaattacttctgATATTATCAtctcaaaatgatatgaaaatattaaacaaattaaattaaaataatagtaataaattttaaaatataaaaacaaaaagaactcAATTCTATAGGCAATTCTTTTAGTAGAAAGACACACCTTACATGCACTGTACACATTCCTCGTTGACCACAATCCATCTTTTTTCGTGATTGTTAAACCCGACTTCATTACTTGTGATTTGTCACTAATGTGCTTCGGAAAAAGAGTTTAATTcagattaatattttagtttttagttaaatcatattatatgattgatttaattaattttttaaagatttaattgcctggataaacttgattgaattaatactatttcttttaaaaaataatattagttaaataaaaaataaatctaagttgatttaatataaatttatctaaTAATCCCATAAATAACCGATATCATTTTTTCGGGGGAACAGTCCCGATATGATAATTATACTCTTGTCCCCGAATAATTATTTCCAATCTTAGTCACATGTCTATTCACAGTTTTCACACCCTGTAACTGCTAACACGCCAAAATCACTACAAACTAATCCCCTAAAATacgtatttaatttaatttatattttatacctTACTTTAAAAAGCTCTTAAAGCAAAACCGACTTTGGTTCTGTCTCACCTAGTTAGCGCGTCCTGTAAAAACCAACTACTCCTCTTCTCTTATATAAAAACAACCCATTGACAGCCTAACCTCCAGATACAGCGTGCATCTGTATCCCTCCCTCTCCGCAACAAAAGAGTCCAAGAAGATAAATTGATCTCTCTAAAATCTCCGTAGAGAAATGAGTTACTACAACCAGCAACAACCTCCTGTTGGTGTCCCGCCTCCTCAAGGTATTGATCACTCATAACCCTTcaatccttttctctctctctctttttttttttatcaagaagcAATTCaagtttgcttcttttttctaaaaatattatagaatttGATCCTTTTCCTTAAACGCGTCCTTTCCCCCCACCATGAGAATCatggtttcttttttgtttttgttactaTTTTATGGGATCTGTTAGATCTAATGAGTACTGGGgtcttgttgttttgttttaataggTTTTCCTTTGATTTGAAGCAAGTCAAGATTAAAAGTTAACAAAGATATAAATGCAATTTTTTCCTatgaaaatcatgttttttgtgtatgatttttgtttttttgttattgatttatGGGATTTGGTagatctaataaataaataatggggtttttttttgttttgttttaataggTTATCCACCAGAAGGATATCCTAAGGACGCTTATCCACCACCAGGATACCCACCGCAAGGGTATCCTCAAGGTTACCCACCACAAGGTTATCCACCACAAGgatatcctcctcctccaccctATGCTCCTCAGTATGGTCAACCACCCCGTCAACAACAGGGAAGTTCTGGGCCTGGTTGCATGGAAGGATGGTAGGCACCAACACCCTCTCTCccttttctatttcatttttgcAATGCGAAATTTTGTTATATCTGGTTTGATAATCTAGATCCGGGACTATGTTTAATCTGGATTCTTGTTCAAAAGAATCGAGTCAACTCGGTTGCTTAGATCTCGTGTTTATCTTGCGGCTGTCGAAAAGATTAGGTAATTTTAGGTTTGAAGTTTCTATATTGCCGTCGACGGATAACTGGTGAAGAAAGATGGTTTGttcatttaattttctattcATATCTTGGTCAAACCTGaccttttttttgtatttccgATGTTTTGGAACCCGCTACAGTAATAGAGTATCACGCTGCAACGTTGTCAGAGTAATCTTAACTAGACTGCTGCTAGTTTGTTGGTTTAGCCATTTTTAATAAATTGCTTGCTTGTTCTGAGTCACGCCCTGAAATTTATCTCTTAGCAGCTCAATTGTGGTGTCCACATGCACTTGAGTTGCGATTGTGTAATGGGTGTTGTGATCTTGTTGCCCCCCATATACTTCAGCCGGGCCACtgattgtgttgtgtgtgtttgtgATAGTGTAATGTCATGCTAATTTCTGTTTTCTGGGTTTATAGAGTTGTAAATGCAGAAGTTGAGTTTGAGTTGTGTGATGGCGTCTCTGCTTTCTGTAGGGCTATAATTTCATGGCGCAGTGTTTGCTCTGGGAAATTATTTCGTGTCTTTGCTTTCTCTAGGGCTAGAACTCCGTTGATAATGTTTTTGTCGCGATAtataataatgatgttttaattttatgtttgttcTTTTGACACGTAGTTTGGCTGCTCTGTGCTGCTGCTGTCTCCTGGATGCCTGCTTTTGATGAGAGAGCTGTGGTTGGGTGATTGATTCGATAGAAGTATGATGATTGATTTGCAATGGTCATTTGAGTGTCCTTCAAAGGGATTTATACAATGATGCTATTCTTATTGATTTAAGCCCTCCTGTCCAGTTTgttatttcttctttcaatGCTTATCTTGCATAAATAATCTGAACCTTTGCATGGAAGCGAACAATTTGTTCAACTTCTCATGCGTTTGTGCGCGCTTTAGTTTCAAATTCCTTGCCGCTATGATTTACTAGCTTTTATTCTAGATGTTTGTAAAGTGTTTGGAATTGTGATTTTACTAAATGGAAGTACATTCACCAGCTATTTGTTTCCTCCAATTTATGTAACATGTTAGTTCGTTTTAAATGGTTAGCTTTGGCCATCTTTTGGAATCGCGAGAGCTAAAAAGTTTGGTTGCATAGAGAATATGTGCCATTTCTTGAACTTTTGTCTGGCCCACATGTTGGAATTTTGTTTATTCTATATGCTTATCTTGCTGTAGAGGGAAAAGTGAGAAGACGAGGGAATCAACTGCTAGCAAACTCGTTGGCATTATTGTGGTGGAAGAACCCTTTTTGGCCATACACTTTGGTTACATGATTATAATTTCAACGAAGTGCTGTTGAGGTCATTTCCTTTGTTTCCACTTCGTTGTTgccatttcctttctttccacTTCGTTGTTGCCTTTTTACATAAGACAAGTCTGCCAATAGGAAAAATTGACTTTCAGATTGTGCTTGTAGTGGAGTGTATACCTAAATATCTAGAGTTAATCAGTGTAAATTAGTTACATCGGGGTTCTATATGCGTTCGGTCCTGGAAGAGAAGTGTTTTTTTCGTGTGAACATGGATTAGTGTATTTGTTGCTTCTTTCACTTTCATGGGGTCAATTCTCCTTTTGTCATCTTCTGGGAAAGGAAACAGCAATTAAACGCGCCACCGAGTTGGGGGGGAGGGGCCTTCTCTTTCGTGTACGGTCAGATCATTGCTTTGCAAGTTGTTTTTTGCTCCGGTTAGCTGGcattttcttgatattaaaagatAGTTGTTATTAGGATACCAAAATCTAGTTCTTTTGGAGCATGGAAGtgcaattattataatttttatatttgaaataaaatactaaatcatataattaaatttaattatacaatttaaaatgtatatgaaaattgaattgaaataacATTCACACATCTTCTCAGAggataatttgtttataaacCAAATATTACATTAAGCTCCCTCGTGTTGACCTCTAGCATGGAGCTTTTACCAAGTTCATGCTCTCAGCTTGTATTTAACAGGACTGAATGGTTATGTTCACTCTCTCTCAATAAAATTTTCTTCCTGTAGCGGAGAAAAAGAGACACTGTGAAACAAacagataaaatataaatatgaacaTGCGACAAAAACATACATGTGAGCATGCGAGTCAAGTCCAACTAAACCTAGCGTCGTACCCAGACAAATGTTGTCTTTTAAGCCCGATTAGAGGTGGTCCCCTGAAGTTGTCTTTGGGCCTCACTGTTGAGCAATGTATCGCTGCCAAATTTTTTCCAATAACCATAGCAAgataaacagaaagaaaaatgcGATACCCaagttgtttatttatttatttattaaaaagaaaaagtgatTGCCCATGAAATGTTATTTGTGTCCTAGAGGAGCTGTTTTGGGAGtcgtgagagagagagggaaagagaggttagaacaaaattcatataatctgaagttttatgttttaattaaattaatctgtattcatcaaatttaataatacccTTTATATGTTATGTAAATTTTGAAAGACCatataataataacagtaataattattttcatggcAGTTACTGGAAATGCAAGATTCCAGTAATTGTTATGGgagtcaatttatttttatgtctgaTAAAATTTCCTCGTGAACGAGAGGGCCAGTCTCTTTCATAGAACAtgaacattaaataaatattaaaatatttcaatgcTAGGCTGcggcttaatttttttaaatgtaaaccAAATTATATAGGTGTTGAtggtgtattttttatttgtaactggaatcttgattaaaattaaaaatttaatatatccaaattaatttttttaataatcaagacaataatgataatttattcaatcaactagagtcaattaaaatcttattcgatagtgtattttttatttaatcgaAGTTATCTTACTTGACtcgattataaaataaaaatcatgaaaaatcttattatttagttactattcataaaataaattactttacttgaatcttatataatttaaaaataaagatattttaaatttaatctctaaattttaaagttaattttaaataataactcaaatctattattgattaatttaaaattcagtaaattaatttatttataacatttaaaatatattaatttaaaataaaaaactaaatttaagtTGAAAAAGAGCAGGACATAGATGTAGGTGTGACCTGAATTTAAAAGCCTAGGTCCAtagccttagtttttttttcttagttaccTTAGGTCACTTGTGCTTttattcttcttccttttttttaaaaaaaaagaaaataagtttgtGAAATCATGGCTACCACTATGATTGGTTGGGGGAATTGAGTGTTctctaaaatgtatttttaatttgtttttttttaatatctaaaaaattaacttacacttctaaataaaattaatgttcaaactcaaaacatatttaaattaattaaaaaacacaaaaatataatataaaagaaattaagtttGATCTATTTTCTcgtttaacaaaaatataatttaaaatcattatgaatttatttagtcgaatagaattatataaaatttgatcattttaattattataataataaaaattaataactttttttcttcttgttttttttaactagattttatttcttctttctaatataaaaaccaataaataaataaaattaatttgtatagcaaaataaatatttatgtgaATTCAAgaataactatatatttttttcatgttttatattttagtttttttatcttttaacttggtattttaattataattttatttaattaaacagtataaaaatctaattaaaagagagaaaaatttcaaaagttttttaaaaaataaatgagatccAACGTTCATATTTTCCAAATGTTTcaggtaattaaaaaaaagaaagaaaataaaaattctgtAGCATCTAGAAAGGATACTTCagtcatttcaaaaatattcttgTGAAAATAATATTTCCCTTCTCTAGGGTTAGGGTTTGTTAAATTACAGAATCAATTTGGGGTaattctctattttttcaatACCTTCTCCCTGTTTTTGGAATTCGATttccatatttatttttttgatgctATTAAGTGGCGATTTTCAATAAGAATTGAGaatctaggttttttttggggaattatatttttttctagaattcgATGATTTGTGTTCGGTATTGTTGTGGGCAAGTGAAATTGAGTGAAGAATGAGTCTAGAAGAACCTGATTTGTGGGTGGATCATGGAAACTTGATATtgattttatgtatatataatttttcgaTCAGATCAATAGTATTTTTATCGGGTTGGATGCGACTTTTTTCAATTAGGTTAAGATAGGGATAGAACCGAAAGGGTAAATACCATCTACTATGCTTTGAGCGTCAAAAATGTCAGGAGTAACtgtaaatattattgatgaggATACTTGTTTGGTttcttgaatcatttttttgggttttgacttgtctgttgatggttttttttttcctttttttctttgcatttgCTGATACAACGGACTGGTTAATCACAGGTTTGTTTGGGGAGTTTATTTATTGATAAGCTTGATGGGTGCACCCAAACAGAAATGGACggcagaagaagaagcagcgCTAAAAGCTGGAGTGATTAAGCATGGAGCTGGAAAATGGCGCACGATACTTAAAGATCCGGAATTTAGTGGTGTCTTGTATCTGCGTTCGAATGTGGACCTTAAGGTTAGCTCGCTGAAGTATTTCTTCGAGGAGGATGTTAATGCTTGTGGAATATGGTCTATGCTTTAGATGTTCAGCTACTTGATCGATCAATTTAGTGAATTCGTGGGATCGGAAGTTTGTCTCTATGTTTTTATAGTGCAATTCAGGGTGAttgatctttgttttttgtggGTAGGACAAATGGAGAAACATGAGTGTAATGGTAAATGGGTATGGCTCGAGAGAGAAGCCTAAGTTAGCACCTAAAAGGGTGCACCATGTCCATAGACAGGATGAGAACCTTATGTCTGTTGGCACTGTTGTTCAAAGCGATGAAGATATTCCAGATGCCAAGCCTCTTCCAGTTAGCAGTGCTGGATTGCCGGTTGTTAATCCGAAGAGAACTACTGTAAGGTTAGacattttttataatcaaaagaaaaaaagaaaccaaacacTTATCATGAAATTCATGCATTCTCTTGTATTCATTGGCCACCTGTTAGTTATCATTCTTGCATCACATTTTACTAGCTATTTTAACTGTTTGTTTAGCATGTATGAGACTTGAGATTTTTTCTTACTGCTCACATTCAGTGTCTGACCTTGAATAATTTTTAGTGCTTGTGGCTGTTGGTTGGTTATACGAACACAATCAGTAACTGTTAGATATTACATATCTTTTTTTTGACGTTTGTTAACCGGTAACCATCTTTCCAGGCTGGATAATCTTATAATGGAGGCAATAACTAGCTTGAAGGAGCCTGGAGGTTCACATAAGACCGCAATTGCTTCATACATAGAGGTGCTCCTCCGTTTGTAAATCCTGTagaattgaactttttttcttacaatggTTGTAGTAGATCCAACTTAAAGTAGCACAAGCCTTTATTAACATTAATGCAACTGCTAATTTAAGAATCAAATACAAAATCTacaaatttaagttttaaaacaGACAATACAAAACTGGCAATTCTAATATAGCTTTGACAATCTAGACAGAAGGTCGaggtattttcttattttttctaatgccCAATGATCTGAAAGTTGgatttcattcaaatttgatCAATCCATATGGCTGATAATTCTCTCATTAGTTATCTTgtacaaaataaacaattatttaatattttcagaagGTCTTTTGATCATGTATCTTGTCTGAAGCCAAACAACATTGGGGGTCACTCTTTTTAACTTTTCTGCTTCCAGGAGTATATGTCCActgttttagaataattttaggGCAATGTTTTACACCACTGCCCATGTCTGACTGGATAATGCAATACagataaatttaaaacctgCTACCCTTTTATAACTTTTCTGCTTCAAGGAATATATATCCActgttttagaataattttaggGCAATGCCTTACACCAGATTGCCCATGCCTGACTGGATAATGCAATacagataaatttaaaatatactaCCCTTTTATATTGCAATTATTCACTTATCACGACTGGTAATATGTTGAGCCAACAAATTCTAGTCAGGATAATCTCTGGGACAGGTGCTAATAACATAAAATTCTGGGCAGGATAGTTTTCGGGACAGGTGCCAATGACATTTTGTTGGGCAAGGTAGTATTTATgttgacattttaaaaatttatctttcccttttttttgggCCATATCATATGAAGGAAGCGTTTGTGTTATCAGCATGTATTGtgtcttttatataatttcatgtTAAGAAGTTTATTTGTTTAGTTAGCTGACCTTCCTGGCTTATATTACAGGAACAATATTGGCCACCAAATGACTTTAAGAGGATATTATCAGCTAAATTG includes:
- the LOC133680344 gene encoding cysteine-rich and transmembrane domain-containing protein WIH2-like; the encoded protein is MSYYNQQQPPVGVPPPQGYPPEGYPKDAYPPPGYPPQGYPQGYPPQGYPPQGYPPPPPYAPQYGQPPRQQQGSSGPGCMEGCLAALCCCCLLDACF
- the LOC133679284 gene encoding telomere repeat-binding factor 1-like isoform X1; amino-acid sequence: MSLEEPDLFVWGVYLLISLMGAPKQKWTAEEEAALKAGVIKHGAGKWRTILKDPEFSGVLYLRSNVDLKDKWRNMSVMVNGYGSREKPKLAPKRVHHVHRQDENLMSVGTVVQSDEDIPDAKPLPVSSAGLPVVNPKRTTVRLDNLIMEAITSLKEPGGSHKTAIASYIEEQYWPPNDFKRILSAKLKYLAANGKLIKVKRKYRIAPTSAFAERRVSPLFFEGRQRISPKIERDDFNILTMSQIDLDLGKMRTMTAEQAAEVAARAVAEAEAAIAVAEEAAREAETAEADAEAAQAFAEAAMKTLKGRTAPKMTVRA
- the LOC133679284 gene encoding telomere repeat-binding factor 1-like isoform X2; the protein is MGAPKQKWTAEEEAALKAGVIKHGAGKWRTILKDPEFSGVLYLRSNVDLKDKWRNMSVMVNGYGSREKPKLAPKRVHHVHRQDENLMSVGTVVQSDEDIPDAKPLPVSSAGLPVVNPKRTTVRLDNLIMEAITSLKEPGGSHKTAIASYIEEQYWPPNDFKRILSAKLKYLAANGKLIKVKRKYRIAPTSAFAERRVSPLFFEGRQRISPKIERDDFNILTMSQIDLDLGKMRTMTAEQAAEVAARAVAEAEAAIAVAEEAAREAETAEADAEAAQAFAEAAMKTLKGRTAPKMTVRA